The Tenebrio molitor chromosome 5, icTenMoli1.1, whole genome shotgun sequence genome segment aatatttgaaaacactcttagtgaaaaattatgtaaattaatgtagtggttattgaattaaaacgaaatattaacccgtttcattaaaaaatttgaaatttttacagaatgttctacagTGATACATAAtaattcctgaattttttgagaattttaaatcgttAGAAGTGGGTGCTTTCGATCgagcggtaaaacttgacttcCTGTATCAAAATCTCTACTGCGGGGCTGAAGAAGCAAGGAGGGGGGACAACACGCTTCAACACGCTTACTAAAAAGTCTGGACGGTTGGATCGAGCAAACGTCGTCCCACGTCGTGTGGCGTGTTGTCGGATAGCATGGAACAAATGAGTACCTACGCAGTGCATTCAAATCTTTGTTAAATTTCTGCACAGATTTCCGTCGCGTAGCGTAGTGTAGCTTAGTGTGGCGTGGCGTGGAGTGGCGTGGAGCAAGTGGGTTCTCGGCATTCTCTTCatcgccaactttgaggataaatttaaatgaacatccgatatttatgtataaaatatcacaagattttgaaaaataaaacaaaaatagtgCACGTTATAATTACCGAAAATCGTGTCTGTGCCGCTGTAGCATTGTGAGATCAAGAACATTTGTCATCGAGTTAGCCATGGAAATGTCCTTGATTCAACCGCaccgataataatttattgtcaaatgaaatgaaaaaacaaaacttttaagTAAGGTTATACCGGGTGAGTGAGGAAAAAGCTTTGATGGtgtatcttacttattttttatccgatttgaataaataaccCACTGACCCGACCACTCGATTTACGAGATATTCATTCGGTGGTTCGGTCAGTCGGTCATTCGGTTCTCATCGTATGGTTTTGATctaatgattttatttttttccacattACATAGTCCTAAGGTTTGCATAGATTAGAGTGGTATCTAAGAGAAAGTAGGCTTGATTCTGGTTCCTAGGCGAGTTTTTTTGTGTGAAATATTACATTGGCAGCCTGGTTGCCACAGACTTTGTGAAGTAGATGCAAGCCAATCTAAATAgttaacataatatttataatttatttttcactctagaaacattttgataattaacaattttatttaaacacaaatagtgccatttttgacaatacaagtgcagccaattatcaatcgaaaaacgcccctaggaaccaggatggaGCTAACTCTATTTAATATACTAACTTTAGTTTCATTTACTTCACTAATGTATAATTAGAATTTTCATTTCGATTTGTTCAGCaggtataatttataatgaaatatgtaattgattaaatacagttggttgcaaaaaaaaacggcaaacatcagaataaaattgtcacatttttacaattttttcatagtgtgaaaccttcttacgagagataggttagaattatggtcaaaattcaatgacattttttaaaattatttgacaggtattgtcaagtagagaattaattgacaaatggacaaaaccaaatttacgttaggaaaaatttcgtttcccgttttttttttgcaatcaacTGTACATACAGTGGATTgagcaaatcaaaatttacaagTAGATAAGACAAGACTTgtattttttgcaatgttttgataatttttttgtattgacatgaaatgaaattttcagattataaaatcaaaatgcaaaatttggAATTTACCGAGAATATCCCGAAAGGTGGCCACGGAAAGAGATGTCATAATTGCAAGAGATGTTCTTACGTGACCAAAGCACCTTTCTACATGGCGAATCATGTGAAACGACACCGGTTGCCACTCGAATCATCCAGATGCGAAAGAAACGATCTGGAAAAGTACAACTGCAAGgactgcaattttgaaaccGATCTTGTTGTAATTTTAAAGCAACATTTCAGGGAATATCACAGAAAGGACACTGATTGTGTGCAAGACCAACCAAAAAAGGACATTATAGTGAAAAgttacatttgtcaaaagtgCTCGTTTGAAACATATTCTGTTTTACTGTGGATCAAACACTTGGAAAGTTCATGTTTTGATACAGAAGAAGAATGTGAGAACGTACATACAGTGTCTTGTAGTGATGAAGAGTGGCACCGATCCGAGTGTTGTTCCTTTAAGACAAAAGAGGCAagagttttgaaaaaacaccAGAGTGCGAGGTACCCGTCTCACCGGAATTTCAGTCTCCGCAATCATAAGATACTTCAACACTCTACAGATACCGTGCGGTGGTATAATTGcgataaatgcgaatttaaaacgaaatggAACTTCTCCCTAAAACAgcataagaaaattcatttcTCAACAGATGCGGTCCagtggtatagctgtgataaatgcaaatacaaaacgaaatgGAAAGGCTCCCTAACAAAGCATAAtaaaattcatctctcagcgGATGCTGTCCGGTGGTAcagctgtgataaatgcaaatacaaaacTAAAGATAACAGCCACCGTAAACAGCATAAGGCAATTCATCTCCCAGCAGATGCCATCCAGTGGTATAATTGcgataaatgcgaatttaaaacgaaacgaAACAACACCTTAAAACAgcataagaaaattcatctctcagcagatgctgtccagtggtatagctgtgacaaatgcaaatacaaaacgaaatgGAAGAACTCCCTAACAAAgcataagaaaattcatctctcagcagatgctgtCCAGTGGcatagctgtgataaatgcaaatacaaaacgaaatataaCAGCCACCTTAAACAACATAAGGCAATTCATCTCCCAGCAGATGCCATCCAGTGGTATAATTGcgataaatgcgaatttaaaacgaaagaGAAAGGATACATAAAACCGCATAAGAAAAATCATCTGTTCGCAGATGCTGTTCAGTGGTATAGCTGTaataaatgcgaatttaaaacgaaatggAAGAACTCCCTAAACCAgcataagaaaattcatcATCTCTCAGCGGATGCTGTCCAGTGGTATagttgtgataaatgcgaatttaaaacgaaatataacAGAAACCTTAAGCAACATAAGGCAATTCATCACTCAGCAGATGCCATTCAGTGGTATAATTGcgataaatgcgaatttaaaactAAATGGAACATCTCCCTAAAACAGCATAAGAAActtcatctctcagcagatgctgtttactggtataattgtgataaatgcgaacaTAAAACGAAATCTAACCGGCACCTTAAACAACATAAGGCAATTCATCACTCAGCAGATGCCATCCAATGGTAcaattgtgataaatgcgaatttaaaacgaaatggAACGACTCCTTAAGGCGACATAAGAAAAATCATGTTAAatggtatagctgtgataagTGCGAAATTAAGACTAAACGGAACAAATGTGCGGTAGGTAATTTACATCAGTTGGAACCTAGTTGTGCTGTAAAATACACCTACCTACCGCagtctaataataataaataattatgtatatactgaaaataaaaatgaacttCTCTCAGgtgcatttaaatttaaaaattgcgattaaattttcgtacagttgcggacacagaattttagacgttaacttcatgaccaacttcattaaactatgtttaatgaagttggcgATGGTTAACTTTAAAGTCGCTAActtcatgaccaacttcattaaactattatgttatggccatcccaaatgtcgaaaaaaagtaaaccaaatgacaagTCGATAATGGACATGGCCAACTTCATCTAGCTTCCGCTGCGCTCCATACGGCGGAAGCTAGATGAAGTTGGCCATgatgatggagatgaagtggcgatatctagtgaaatttagaataaccacacatttaaaaagtgaaatattaggttatgttatatgccattgcgttgtcaaaaactgtcagtttatacttTTAAGACACTATGGCAGGAACatgaaaaaattacttaccttAAGAGTTTCAAGGTACCTAAGACAATGATCCATACGCTATAAATTGTGGTGAACTTTCAGATTAGCGCGTTTAATCTTTTAAGTGGTGTGTcattttgtccatttttactaataaaacTGCATTGTAGAAAGAATGTATAACTGTCCTACGATGAAGGAGAAATGCGTCGTCTTGAAGCACTCACGTTGAgccagcaataaaaataaactgcgtACCCTCATTACCGCAAGTGCCGTCATCCTCttaacttttaaataaagatgGATTTATACCGAAAAGAAGCCCGGCCTGTTGGGCCCGGTGTACCTGGAAACCATCGAGAAAGAGCAAGAAAAACATCTGTCATTTAAACCATAAATTCATCTTCATTGTAAAGCTAAGTGGAGGTGGCACTTGCGGTAATGAGGGTGcgcagtttatttttattgctggcTCAACCTGAGTTAGAAAGACTATaacgatgaaaatttaaaattgacaagtgacgcacagttgattgtttttcgctcgctccgttaaaaactcgactcccttgattttagcttgccgtgtcgCTGATCTGCGGACGATTTTCgcttgtgctgcgaacgattttagcttgtgctgcgaacgattttaccgtgtcgcatgaaactaattcactgcccgggaataaaatgtatgtggcgcgcctaaagaagttttcacttcaaaaaatctGTTTGCATTTATGTATTGTAGTTTATTCATGTGTATAAATTTGAGAATAAAACGTTTTCATTTACAATCGCAAATCCATGTTCGTTTTCCTACTTTAGAGAACCAGTTTAccgacagttttcaaaaactcacaatcatttaattgaACATACAGCCACTCCATGATAACGGACGAGAcactttgcaaaatgtttctaCATATTTACGTAATTTCAGAAGACTTTTAATTGATCTTATACCAATTTAGATCTTTATTTGAAGTCATTCGCAAAGTTACGTGTGCGCAAATCAGCAACATGCGAATGGTATTGTGAACGGTCGCTTAGCGATATGCGCACACGCAACTTTCCGAATGCCTTCAAATAAAGCCCCCCAGTAATTATGTTGGTAAATTATACGGCTCtattagtatattaaagaacgagttttataagggttgatttggcgcacgcgTAGAGGAatatggagggagcactgCCTATGCTGGCAATGTAAAGGAAGCGGCACGTCGCGAGACCTGTGCGGAGACCTTTTATGACGCCTTTTAAAATGACCGCTAGCAATTCGTGAAATTTCGTGACGAGGGTCGTTGGGCATCAGATGCTTCATAGGCGTCGGTGTTCCGTCATTTTACtggatttggttttttacacgTGAATCGGTTGGTAAATGGtctgtagtgacccagtttaaaaatttaataattcccggtaccgccacgagagcgcgccaaatgtgaaggtactagcggctagactaggaactaaGTAATGGGGTTGGCAATCCTGGGGGGTTGGCAACTCTGAGAgtggaaatatagcgggggtgAAGCGGGCTCTCGCGCGTgtggttgaagggggtaggtcacttttgtttggtttttcgaaacgaacacaccgtgcgaagagcgatccatatttccaaatttgtaagttaaatctgaATCAATTACGCTACCGTCCCGAGTATATATTTTGTGTGCCCGTGAGGAATCCGACGTTTTTTTAATCCACccgggtaatttatcccacgtTCGTtgtctctttgtttttttttttggaccaAGGCCCTATTCCACCAACGACTTTGCAGCTTTATACTATGCACTTTACACTTTGCCAAACAACTTTGCGTTCCACCAACAACAATATATTTTGCAAAGGAAAAGTAAATTGGCTTTgcaaatacataaaaatttacacTTTTTTGCATAGTGGTTAAGAATATTGGTGGAACGTAAAAGGTTTGCACTTTTCAATATCGGCAAAGTGAAAAGTGCAAAgtgcaaagtttcaaaaaatgttggtgGAATGGGgcccaggaccacgtggtaagggtatgttgtagagtataattttgttgcatgctgtttctttcgAGAAGCGcctatttgttaattttaagcgttatccctaagtTTTTTTCCCGGGAGGTTCAATTTTCAAGCAATCcgttaatttcgaaaattagtagccgtcgtccgaaccgcgtgcgtccattttgtttttgtctttcgCTAACATGTCCTAACAGCACTTGATCCGCCATTTTTCGTTTAGCATTGCAAGCAATTATCGTATTCGTTATTTATGTTGCTGACTGATATTTGTGCCATTTGAAgcggttttattttatcgttgttTCACTTTGcgctttgttctcttttatttgatcattgtttAACTTCGCGCTTGGTCTTCTTGTATTTGATCATTGTTTCATGTTGCGCTTTGTCCCcttttatttgatcattgtttaatgttgcgctttgttctcttttatttgatcattgtttaatgtcgCGTTTTGATTCGTTGAATTTATCATTGTCtaatgttacgctttgttcgattgaattaaactcgggttttTCTATTTGTTGTTGCTAAGCACCGTTTCCGATgagttaaagttaaaatgttgtaagtgcgatCCCATGGGGGCTAGGTGACATTCAGGAGGTCGGGGGGTTGTTTAGTCAAATTTCTGTGGGGGCGACGGTTATGTAGAGCGGTTAGCGGAGGCGGACCTAAGTCTTCGCTTATGCGGCTCCGGGATGTTGACGTGAAGCCCTCGTCGAGGTTATAGGGACTTCGGGGTCTTGTCGGGAAACGGTTGGATCTAAATCTTTGCTTATGCGGTTTAGTGATGCTAACTTGACACtacattagaaaaaaaattagg includes the following:
- the LOC138130486 gene encoding zinc finger protein 718-like — encoded protein: MQNLEFTENIPKGGHGKRCHNCKRCSYVTKAPFYMANHVKRHRLPLESSRCERNDLEKYNCKDCNFETDLVVILKQHFREYHRKDTDCVQDQPKKDIIVKSYICQKCSFETYSVLLWIKHLESSCFDTEEECENVHTVSCSDEEWHRSECCSFKTKEARVLKKHQSARYPSHRNFSLRNHKILQHSTDTVRWYNCDKCEFKTKWNFSLKQHKKIHFSTDAVQWYSCDKCKYKTKWKGSLTKHNKIHLSADAVRWYSCDKCKYKTKDNSHRKQHKAIHLPADAIQWYNCDKCEFKTKRNNTLKQHKKIHLSADAVQWYSCDKCKYKTKWKNSLTKHKKIHLSADAVQWHSCDKCKYKTKYNSHLKQHKAIHLPADAIQWYNCDKCEFKTKEKGYIKPHKKNHLFADAVQWYSCNKCEFKTKWKNSLNQHKKIHHLSADAVQWYSCDKCEFKTKYNRNLKQHKAIHHSADAIQWYNCDKCEFKTKWNISLKQHKKLHLSADAVYWYNCDKCEHKTKSNRHLKQHKAIHHSADAIQWYNCDKCEFKTKWNDSLRRHKKNHVKWYSCDKCEIKTKRNKCAVGNLHQLEPSCAVKYTYLPQSNNNK